Proteins encoded within one genomic window of Triticum aestivum cultivar Chinese Spring chromosome 2D, IWGSC CS RefSeq v2.1, whole genome shotgun sequence:
- the LOC123051245 gene encoding uncharacterized protein yields MSTAARWRKTSSGMDLVTVESEHKTRRPALNCDFTWFLAAVSWSCSAHLCPPNSPSTPAVRSCTAHCSKLECPSSARRPRVTPLPAPVLPNVATPMTARIVAVCLQFLEVMYMHMPASDLFSWSRSCRSYIHDCADGFYHPC; encoded by the exons ATGAGCACGGCGGCGAGGTGGAGGAAAACGAGTAGCGGCATGGATCTGGTCACGGTGGAGTCGGAGCACAAAACCCGACGGCCCGCTCTCAACTGCGACTTTACATGGTTCCTAGCCGCCGTCTCCTGGAGCTGCTCCGCACATCTCTGCCCGCCCAACAGCCCCTCCACGCCGGCTGTCCGGAGCTGCACCGCACACTGCAGCAAG CTGGAGTGCCCTTCGTCAGCGAGGAGGCCCAGGGTGACACCGCTGCCGGCGCCGGTGCTCCCCAATGTAGCCACTCCGATGACAGCCAG GATTGTTGCTGTGTGTCTCCAGTTCCTTGAAGTCATGTACATGCACATGCCCGCGTCTGATTTGTTCTCGTGGTCGCGTTCCTGCCGTAGCTACATCCACGACTGTGCAG ATGGCTTCTATCACCCTTGCTAA